The following nucleotide sequence is from Apium graveolens cultivar Ventura chromosome 4, ASM990537v1, whole genome shotgun sequence.
AGCTGTTAGTTTTGCAGTTTCATAGTAGGAGTATGCTTCTTATAATAGTTGTATCTCTCATTCAGAAATAATAGAGCCAATACAAACGTTCTCTGGCAACCTTCTGGTCTATTCAATATTCTGCAATACATTGTTTAGGTttagaagtggtatcagagccaaggaGGTATTGACTGACGTATAAACACTGAGATGGATGCGAAAGACGCAAACAAACTCAAGATAGGAGGCTCATATGGCTTAAGTTACCCATTGCTAGCGAGGAGCAATTATACAGCGTGGGCACTTAAGATGAAGGTCGTAATGCAAGCCCAGGGAGTGTGGTATGCAATTGAGCCAAGTGATCCCAAAGTTGCTGCGGAGGAGAAGATTGACAAGGTGGCACTAGCAATGATCTACCAGGGCATTCCTGAAGACGTGCTACTTTCAATTGCCAATAAGAAGACAGCGAAGGAGTCATGGGACATGATTAAGACGCTTTGCCAAGGGGCTTCAAAGCTAAGAAAGCTCGAGTTCAGACATTAAAATCTGAATTTGAAATGTTAAGCATGAAAGACAACGAACAGGTTGAGGACTTTCACCTGAGAATGAATGGGTTAGTCACAAATATTCGGGCACTAGGAGAAGTGATGGAGGAATCGTACGTAGTCAAAAAATTACTTCGTGCGGTCCCTGCAAAATTCGTGCAGATAACCTCCACCTTGGAGCAATTTGGGGATATGGAGACTATGACAGTGGAGGAGGCTGTAGGGTCACTCAAGGCACATGAAGAACAGATTAAGGGAAAGACAGATGTCAAGGAACAACAACTCATGTTAACGGAAGAAGAATGGATGAGACGTGAAGGAGGTGAAAAGAAATTATTACTCACACGAGAAGAATGGATGAAACGGAACAGTGGTGGAGAGAGGACTGTGAAGCCATGAGGTCGTGGAAAAATCGACAAAAGCACCAAGTGCTATAACTGCAATGTCTATGGCCATTTTGCCTCAGAGTGCAGAAAACCACGGAGGACCAGAGGAACCCAGGAGCTGGAGGCGAACATGGCTGCTGTAGACGACGATGAACCTGCCTTGCTCttggccaaacatgaaaaatcAGGTCTGTTGCTGAATGAGGACAATGTTTACGCTAATCAGCTATCTAGAAACGGAGAAGGAGCACGTGAATCAAATGTCTGGTACCTTGATAACGGCGCGAGTAATCATATGACGGGTGCAAGAAACAAATTCATTGAGCTGGATGACAGTATCTCTGGCCAAGTTCGGTTTGGAGATGGTTCAGTGGTGGAAATAAAGGGAAAGGGAACGGTTCAGATGCTGTACAAAAATGGTGAAGAGAAACAATTAAACGAGGTATACTATATTCCATGTTTACAAAGTAATATCATATCGTTGGGGCAATTGTCTGAAACAGGAAATAGAGTGGAGCTAAAAGGGGAGTTTTTGAGGGTGTTCGATGATAAAGACCGTTTGATGATGAAAGTTAAGAGATCTCCAAATCGTCTCTACAAAATCATCATTGACACGAACAAACATGAATGTATGATGACAAAGGCAGAAGAGATATCAAAGCTTTGGCATGCCCGTCTTGGGCACGTCAACTACCAGGCTATGTCCCTCATGTCAAAATTTCAGATGGTTGAAGGAATGCCAAGAACTCTAAGCCTGACTCAGGTTTGTGATGGGTGTCTCATGGGAAAGCAGACCAGAAAATCCTTTCCTCACAAAGCTAAGTTCAGTGCTAGCAAGGCACTCGAACTCATTCATGGCGATCTGTGCGGTCCGATCTCTCCCACCACCAACTCCGGGTACAAATATTTCTTTCTTTTAGTGGATGACTACAGCAGGTATATGTGGGTCTACTTTTTTCGAAGCAAGGACGAAGCGCTTCAAGCATTCAAGAAATTTAGAGTAATGGTTGAGAATGAATCCGGGAAAAGAATCAAAATGTTTCGAACCGACAGAGGTGGTGAATTTAATTCCAATGAATTCAAGGAGTACTGTGAGGGAGCTGGGATTTAAAGGAACTACACGACTCCCTACACACCCCAACAAAACGGGGTTGTAGAGCGTCGTAACAGAACTATTGTGGAGATGACTAGAAGTAGCCTAAAGGAGATGAAGCTACCACCAAAGCTATGGGCTGAAGGAGTCAGAAATGCCATATATATTTTTAACAGACTTCTAACACGAGCTTTGACGAATCAAACTCCATATGAAGTGTGGGAAAGCAAGAAACCAGAGGTGAGTCATATACGTGTATTTGGATGCTTGGCACATGTCAAAACGCCAAGTGTTCATAACACCAAACTTGACGATCGAAGTAAAAGAATGGTGAATCTGGGGCGTGAACCAGGAATGAAAGGATACAGACTATACAACCCAGTGGATAACAAAATTCAGGTTAGTCGGGATGTAATTTTCGAGGAAACCAAATAGTGGCCTTGGGACTCACTGTTAGAAGGAGAAGATGTGCAAGAGACATTCTCAGTACCGGAATTATTTGACACAAACGAAGAAGCACACTCAGACGTTCACGAACCTGCAAACTCTGATGACTATGACTACAGTCCACAATCTGAAATTCATGGTGAAAGCAGTGGTGAGAACAGTGGCCAAGGGAGAACAGGTACATCTCCTCAGACGTCAGAGTTGCAGACACAAGCAGAAACTCCCAGTTATGCAGAGCAATCCTCTACAAATATTGTTAACCGGGACAACTATGATGACAACACTACTCCAAAGAAGTTCAGGTCAATCAGGAGCATATATCAGACATTGGACGATGAAGAGTTGCATCTTATGGGCATTGATGAGCCCGTCAACTATGCACAAGCTGTAAAAGATGTAAAATGGAGAGATGCAATGAAGCAGGAGATGAATTCCATCGAAGCAAACGAGACATGGAGACTCATGGAATTACCACCCGACCAGAAAATCATAGGCTTGAAGTGGATTTACAAGCTCAAAAAGGATGCAAATGGGAAGGTCGTGAAACACAAAGCTCGACTTGTCGCGAAGGGTTACGTGCAAGAGCATGGAATTGATTTTGACGAAGTCTACGCACCTGTTACTCACATAGAAATAGTGAGACTATTGTTAGCCTTGGCAGCCAAAGAATAATGGGAAGTTCACCATCTAGACGTCAAAACGGCCTTTTTAAATGGAGACATAATGGAGGATGTGTATGTTGCACAGCCAGAGGGATTTGTGAAAAGGGGACAGGAGCACCTGGTGTATAAATTGGCAAAGGCCCTGTAAGGGCTTCGTCAGGCACCACGTGCTTGGTACGCAAAGCTGAATGCTTGCCTGTTGGAGCTGGGCTTTATTCGTTGCCCTTACGAGCACGCCGTGTATACACGTAAGGAGGGAGCTAATAAACTGGTAGTTGCAGTATACATGGACGACCTGTTAATCACAGGTACCTCCATAGATGTCATAGAGGAGTTCAAGTCACAGATGAAAGCAAGGTTTGAGATGAGTGACTTGGGCAAGCTGAGTTATTATTTGGGAATTGAGGTCGTGCAAAGAAAAGGATTTattgagttaaagcaaggaggATATGCACGGAAAATTCTTGAAAAATCTGGGATGGCAGAATGTAATCCAACAAAGTATCCGATGGACCCAAAGGAACAGCTCAATCGTGATGAATCCGGACAACTGGTAAATGCTACTGATTATAAAAGTATGGTAGGTGGGCTTCGCTATCTGGTTCATACACGACCAGACATAGCATTTTCAGTGGGTATAGTAAGTCGTTTTATGGAAAAGCCCACAAAGAAACACCTGGACGCTGTCAAGAGGATTCTCAGGTACATAAAGGGAACAATGCAGTACGGCCTGGTGTATTCCAAAGACAGTGGCAACAACATTCTCACGGGGTTCTCAGACAGCGATTTGGGAGGTCAAATGGACGACAGGCGAAGCACAGGAGGTATGATCTTTTACCTAAATGAAAGTGCCATTACTTGGGTATCACAAAAGCAGAAGTGTGTTGCACTTTCTTCGTGTGAGGCCGAATTTATGGCCGCCACAGCAGCTGCATGCCAAGGTATATGGCTGAGAAACATTCTGAATCGAATCACCTCTAAAGCAATTGGCCCCGTGACTCTGTGTATAGACAATCGAAGTGCTATAGACCTGGCGAAAAATCCGATGTTTCATGGGAGGAGCAAGCATATTGATATACGTTTTCATTTTATAAGGGAATGTGTGGAAAGAGGAGAAGTAATTCTAAAGCATGTGTGCAGCAGTGAACAGAGAGCTGATGTACTGACAAAAGCCATGGTGACTAACAGGTTCGAGAAAATGAGACAGCTACTGGGCGTCAAGAATCTGGGAAGACAACTTTGAGATTAAGGGGGAGAATGTTGAAGTTAATCTCAAagtttatttaaatttaaatgtTGATTTATTTGTATTTGTTTTATTTAGTTTTCAGCACATTGTTAGGAAGGAGAATAAGTCAAGTAGCTGTTGCATGAGTATAGGAGCACATCTGATCGTGTGCAAAAGAATAGCTGTTAGTTTTGCAGTTTCCTAGTAGGAGTATGCTTCTTATAATAGTTGTATCTCTCATTCAGAAATAATAGAGCCAATACAAACGTTCTCTGGCAACCTTCTGGTCTATTCAATATTCTGCAATACATTGTTTAGGTTTAgataatactcatgaccggccaacctgtcaagtatctgatcaataaatggaagaggggagtgatcctttctcgtgaccttgttcaactttctgtaatccatgcataccctccatcatgtAACTGTTCGaatggggatgagctcgttcttctcattttctaccacagtaatacctcctttcttcggtacacattgcacggggctcacccaagaactgtcagaaataggatatatgattcctgcatccagccacttcagaatttctttcttcaccacttctttcatgataggattaagtcgtcgctgttgctcaacagttggcttactaccttcttctagcagaattttatgcatgcagtacgaagggctgatccctttgatatctgctatagtccatccaatagccgatttgaattctctcaaaatcttcaagagcttgtcctcctcactacctgaaaggtcagatgcaataatgacatgtaaagtagatgcatcacctaaaaaggcatacctcaagtgttcaggcaatggtttaagctccaaagtaggtacttcctcaatagatggtttgagctttccttcagcattcttgagatcagaagtaccaagagattcaaatggcatgtctagctttcgtctccaaggagaagcatttagatattgtagttgctcattgccatcctcatcatcactgtcaaactcccctactaaggctttctctaatgcgttagacattagcatatgatcaagttctgaagttaccgcagaatcaatcaaatccacctttaagcactcctcatcttctgtagggaatttcattgctttgaatacattgaatgtcacatcctgatcctgcaccctcatagtaagttcacctttttgcacatctatcaggTACGGCCGGTAGCCAAGAagggtcttcccaagattatgaggatcttcttatcttcctcgaaattcaaaatgacaaagtctgcagggaagaagagcttatccacctttactaacacgtcctccactatgcctcgtggatatataatagaacgatcagccaattgtagagacatgtaggtgggctttggatcaggcaaattcaactttttgaagatagacaacgacatcagattgatgcttgctcccaaatcgcacaggcattatcaaaagacaacttgccaatggtgtaaggaatggtgaagctacctggatctttacGCTTTAGAGGtaatttctgttgcagcacaacactgcactcttccgttagagaaACGGTCTCAAGTTCATCAAGTTTCACCTTCCTagaaagaatactcttcatgaattttgcataactaggcatttgctccagagccttagcgaaaggtatgttgatgtgaagtttcttgaacacctccagaaacttaccgaactgcttatccagttttTGTTGTTACAATCTCTTGGGAAAGGCGGTGGAGAATAGAGCtatttatcccctgtattaccctcaggtagagtgtgttcaacagtagtcttccttggttccgccgctttctccttctgcttctcttctttatcaccaacttcagcttctctgtcttttgctttttcagtatcagcaacttttccagaccttaaggtaatagccttgacttgctctttagcttccttcatGCCTGGTACTTCAGTATCACTgagaagtgtgccaggttgacgattgagcactgcattggctatttgaccgatttgattttccaaggtcttgatagaaacaacctgaattttgcacaacagcttgagttcctcgaaatcagcactagaaggtggagcaacacctccttgttgaggatatgattgcctttgagcatactgctgtggttgctggaatccaggtggattaaactgtttacttatgccatgctgatatggttgctgaatagcattctgagtattgctccagctgaaattgggatgatttctgttgttaggatgataattagctggcacaggctgctgcggtcgctgatagttgttcacatactgaacagattcattaataagagaacactgatccatagcatgagaacctgcacatagctcacagaccatagctatctgattgactccataggtggctaaagaatcgaccttcatagacagcgcttggagctgcgctgcaatagctgtagctgcatcaacttccagaatacctgctaccttcccaggcatcatcctttgagttgggttttgatgctcatttgcatccatagtttcaataagattataagcctcagtatagcttttggcccacaaggcgcctccagctgctacatcgagcatgggccgagattgggcccccaaaccattatagaaaccagtgatcaccatccagtcaggcataccatgatgtggacactttctcaacatctccttgtagcgctcccaagctttgcacatagattctgttggttgctgcacaaactaagtaagagcactcctcatagctgcagtctttgccattggatagaactttaccagaaacttttgcgcaagatcttgccaagtagtgatggacccagctggttcagaatgtaatcagtccttagctttatccctcagagagaatgggaaaagcctcagcttgatagcttcatcagtcacaccattatatttgaaagtactacagatctcgacaaaatccctaatgtgcatgttggggtctttagttgcagcacctccgaaagaaacagaattctgcaccatctgaatagtgcccaacttgatttcaaaagtgttagcctgaatagccggatgaaggatgcttgactgaatgtcatcaattttaggccgagaaaagtccataagagctggatctaccggaactatacgatcacccatgattactggttctttctactcactctctttatccgaatcttcaaaatctatcttctccggaatatcaagaaccgagtctgtctcctcagctgtatctaaagtcctcttgcgagtacgagaacgtgtttgcataaacgatCGCTAAAGTACCCGAAACACAACCGAAAAcgataagtaacacgtcttaatcaatgagtcctaatgaccactgatggtatGTACATAAACTgaacaaatacgccgagtccctggcaacggcgccaaaaacttgttagggcggaaaacacgcgctaataatacacgcaagtatatgcgttcgcaagtaaaatagaatactttctaattcgttcccacagagacttagactaattatgctcaattaacacttactcaccaatgtatgattacttctcaatgttaagacaataacacatagaattgattaactaattattaactagaattaactacgagaattaaacacttaaaagacacttgaattaacaatattaaacacaaatgagatcataacttcattaatacttccttcaatagttattgttattacccttagcatgtaacgatgatgatattaatcgaacaacactaaactgataaaagccaactttcgttgtaccaataccattctaccaaacatccacaattaagatagaagttgaatagtcatcaattatgttgagaccctatatgtctacaaaatttgacaacataacgatttaagcacaagttattccttatgattacacagggcaagtaaaacggttagagttacccactaatcatgcatacacatacatgaacatatgctagcatggaaagttctaaatcccaagatccaccatcgcttcacaagagattaacaccctatcttatatgttcgcgacgcacataagacgaataagcacaaccaatactagatatcatacaatcatcatacactaaggtattaaacaactaactaaagaattccatagcaaatccggtacgaccccatgatcacgattagcccatgattgaactcatcgtcaccatgggttcatatgaaaacatgataataacacacaagaataattaataaaactacttatattaaaccagagtacgtcacaagagtaaataggttcaaagtaaagaaaactagcatccactgttataatgaataaaagaatcacaagaaactatgcttcctctttgttgcggtgtgctaaaacggtcttcttccttatcttcctgctcctcgattaataccacgattcaacacacatgaaacgtctctgaaaactacttatatagaagccccacaaaacccagccatctaagaagtcagaagtccagcagaataagaactctaaaaatcatatttttaattcgtgcccctgagcggccgcccaacaatcctgagcgggcgcccagcttcctgagcggccgcccagccaggctgagcggccgcccaacacctttctggaaaattaattattttgctcccgttctttgttgcattctgctcctaacttcccacttgcaatgccaagcacatactaaggtttactcttgatgaaatctccccacaaatgcaagtgataccctgaaatgcacaaacactagaaaaacgcatcaaatacacaaaatacttgatttcaagatatcaattcaagccattataagacgttctaagtggtataaaatgccacttatcatggagtagctttgttccataacaacttctttttctgatcaagtgttaagctttctatgtcaacttgagcagtgtcggaggttgatgtcttgatgaattggtcagggTTTACAGTTTCatttgtagcttgttgttctgaaatatcttcactctgaacaacttgagctatatcagaggttgtcttagattcctgtcatcctctttctcttcagagtttcaactgtttcatcttcagcagcagtatcatcaaagacttgaaccatcttgctcacaggatccatcagaatttgaggaatatTCATCTTCtatttcttgactgtctccctaacttttccttttcccttgtctttgggatcagtagtagtttgagatctagtccttgatctaggaatctctgtgacagatctttctcttattactatacctttctccttaggtctgggaggcttctttgcattagaagctttagactgtAGTTTTGAACTTTCAGCATTaaatcttgcttcttcttctcTAAGTTCCTATAAATCtactcctggattatccttaaggaacaGTCTCTTTGCAAGTTCTTCATCTAAGGCTTGAATTTAGGATCCTTGTAAAAGAAGGTTGCCTTCTTTCCCCTGAACTTTAAGGTTTGCATGAATTTCTtcgagtcttgacttccaccttgaatgagaacatcagactttgtcatcagaatttgattatcagaacttgttgtcagaacttgatcttTAATTTAAGAACTTGTGAGCAACAAAGTTTGATCTGTAGCTGAaatcttctttccttccttatcacT
It contains:
- the LOC141718750 gene encoding uncharacterized protein LOC141718750; its protein translation is MTRSSLKEMKLPPKLWAEGVRNAIYIFNRLLTRALTNQTPYEVWESKKPEWPWDSLLEGEDVQETFSVPELFDTNEEAHSDVHEPANSDDYDYSPQSEIHGESSGENSGQGRTGTSPQTSELQTQAETPSYAEQSSTNIVNRDNYDDNTTPKKFRSIRSIYQTLDDEELHLMGIDEPVNYAQAVKDVKWRDAMKQEMNSIEANETWRLMELPPDQKIIGLKWIYKLKKDANGKVVKHKARLVAKGYVQEHGIDFDEVYAPVTHIEIVRLLLALAAKE